The following are encoded together in the Microbacterium hatanonis genome:
- a CDS encoding DUF3592 domain-containing protein — protein sequence MTSYSSANAPRSFVYHPVFQTIVIAVILLAGPVLLVIGSSMNAADRELVASGSRTTGTVVEVNDGAEAPTHNFRVEYVASDASVHSVWADWAPDAKPAFGSSVTVIYSATEPSAALVEGHGTPGRTVAGLGGLLTVVSVVIVVVMAFGFARGRARRRRAG from the coding sequence ATGACGTCCTACAGCTCCGCCAACGCGCCCCGGAGCTTCGTGTACCACCCGGTGTTCCAGACGATCGTGATCGCCGTCATCCTCCTCGCCGGGCCCGTGTTGCTGGTTATCGGGTCGTCGATGAACGCCGCCGACCGGGAGCTCGTCGCGAGTGGTTCGCGCACGACGGGGACGGTGGTCGAGGTGAATGACGGCGCCGAGGCCCCCACGCACAACTTCAGGGTCGAGTACGTCGCCAGCGACGCTTCCGTGCATTCGGTCTGGGCCGACTGGGCGCCCGACGCGAAGCCCGCTTTCGGTTCCAGCGTCACGGTCATCTACAGCGCTACCGAACCGAGCGCAGCTCTGGTCGAGGGTCACGGGACCCCGGGCCGCACTGTCGCGGGGTTGGGCGGGCTCCTTACAGTCGTGTCCGTCGTGATCGTCGTCGTGATGGCCTTCGGCTTCGCAAGGGGAAGAGCTCGGCGCCGACGGGCCGGCTGA
- a CDS encoding response regulator transcription factor has product MARGLSNPEIGAHLHLTPATVKTHVNRIFAKLHVRDRVHAVILAYELRVV; this is encoded by the coding sequence ATCGCCCGGGGTCTGTCGAACCCCGAGATCGGCGCTCACCTGCACCTGACTCCTGCGACGGTGAAAACGCATGTCAACCGCATCTTCGCGAAGCTCCACGTGCGAGACCGCGTTCACGCGGTGATCCTCGCGTATGAGCTTCGAGTCGTCTGA